Genomic DNA from Channa argus isolate prfri chromosome 10, Channa argus male v1.0, whole genome shotgun sequence:
CACAAACAAGTTTGTTTTGTGAGCACGGATATTTCTCGAAATGGTCCCCAGCTCTCGTAAATGTTTAATAAACGCTTTCTATTCACAAAAATCGGACCATTTTCCAAACCCATGTGGTGCTATTTACAGGTAATATAAGGTCTAAACCATGTACACATAATCCGTGTTTGTACAAGCAAGTGCACAAACACGTGGAACAAGTCTCCCGGTCCCTATTTTAAAAGGGTCTATCCTGGTGTTAAATATCTGGGATGTGTTTTCACTGGCCGCGACGATGCTCGGACATAGACCTGCTATTCTTGCTCTACCTATATTTGTTCTAATAATAACACCTATAACGTCTGGGTCTCGTTCTGCATGGACGGGTGCAACTGTATTTATTGTGTGCAAACGCCACTTGATTCCAGCTGCCACACGTTGTTAATCTCGGGCTACACCTCTGCTATTCACGGCCCCTTTAGGCCAGGCTCTTTTAGCGCCGCCGCAAATCCGGGGGCCCCACCTTTCTGACGAGACGTTAACGCCAGGTCCTGCAGACTGACACGTCTGACTGAGAGCACAATCGCTTCTGTTACCTCTGACCGTTCGATCCCAGTCGCAGCCTTATTTCACAGCCATGAAAGTAACTCAAAATCATCTCAACTCATGTCAAATGTGAGACTCAGCCTCATTCATCTGCATTGTTTTCTGGTCAAATACAATCACCTAGAGCCCAAACGCTGCTCCAATCAACCACTGTTGATGTCTTTGTGAGCCTCTTAGaacatgtttgcatttaaattgcACTTAAACGTCATCTCCAACCTCATATCCACCTGCAGGGATTTGTTTAATTGGATTGAACTGACAgagtattttttgtttctatttcatgCAAAGTCACCTTTACCTTCCTCTAACCTTAATATTCAGGATTAACTTCCACGTTCACCCTAATTCTCatgaattcagtgttttttggtACATGATTAAGATGCCGCACTAATCCGTAGACTCAGTGGAaagtatttaaaagttaaaagtggATTTGGTCACATACCTACTTACTGCACTCTGAGGTGGTAGCAGTATGCAAAGtaatcaagtaaaagtaaaaccacaaaagcatatataatgtatttatgtacagtatttaagtatacaagtacaagtacaaagtaaacaaaaaggTTCCACTAAATCCACTAATAAGTAAGTCGGTCAGTAACAGTACTTTCCTCTGAATTATAGTGCAGTAACACTAAAGGTAGGTTAAATGTACCAAGTACAAGTACCACTGTACTTTTTAAGTAACTTATCACCTCTGGCAGCACCTAACATGACCCGAACAACATAAATTTGACTTTGGCCTCCACAGTTCCCTTGGTGGAAAAATGTAGACGTGGCTTTAACgtaaatttagttttgttatgttgATTTCAAAAATGGAGCTGGACGGGTTTTCTAGTTCCTAAATATTTGCTGTACGTGAACATTCTGTAACAAAAATGAACCTAAAACATCAGGCACTCAATCTCTGATACATCTCATCTTTACTCATCTTTCATAAATTTCAGATTTTAGGTCCTATTAGTTAAAGGTGCTCGGAAGCACTTAATGATTCTGCTAAGAACGTAAATCCACGCTGAACCTGCTGCAATAGTCCCAGTGAGTTACCTTCATACCTTTAGGGCAACAGTCCTCCACTCAGCTACTATGATGGCAGCACCAAAATAAAAGACGTATTCACAAATAGGAAGGGGACATCTCACAACATGGTgcacggaaaaaaaaaaaaaaaaaacattcagcacGGTGTGATGACAACTTCAAATCCTCGattacatttgatattttaatataaaaaatgtgacTAATATAAAACCGTTATTTCCTCAGTTCAATTTGAAAAATGCTGACTGAATATTATTTTGCTTAGTTTTTAGACCAATGTTATATACAAATGCATATTGTGCTTACAGGAATATGTATCTTACTTTTAACCCTTTTTTGTGAatgttatgtaaataaaaattgctTGTGTAGAAGTATTAAAGAAAGCAATTATTCAAATATTACGAACAAATGAAGTCCTCCGCAGAGATCCCATCGTGTTTTGTTGTGCTCATGTAGAATTTGTCTGTTCAATCTGTTTAAAATACCAACTGTTTGACTGCTGTTGCCTTTGTGCATTATATCGTCCACATACagtttgattcatctgacccaTCAACATTAACCTGAGCCACCTTTACCTCATGGACCTTTCAAGCGATAAGTGAAATGTTCGGATTTTCTGAGTCAAGATGTGCCAATAACCCTCAGTGGGCTTCACTTTAGTCTTTATTGTTTCCTCTGTGCACCAGCTGCTGGTTCCCCTGCAGGATTCACTGGCGgctcaacaaaagaaaacattctcAGGTGCTGTTGCTCTTGTAAGTGGCACCGATTAACCAGGCCTGCTAATGGACaaatacagcaaacacacagtagCACACTGGATAGTGTTTAATTCAGTCATATATCGTGAAGCAGATTCAGAGACAGGTGAACATTAGTGGAAGATAAACAGCGAATGTGTGGTTTCACagatatgcttttttttttctttttctgtaagaCAGTGACTGGGAAGTATTTCATATAGCTAACCACAAACACAACTTGTCGTTATCGTCTGTGTTCCAGAAGGTTGGGAAGAAAAGGAAGACGTGGCCCGGCCTCCAGGCGCATGTCCTCAAGGGGGTTTTTGGTGTCCGTTGATGGGACACCCTGACTgagaacagaaaaataaactgtaagTGAAGAGGACCAGAAACAATAAACATGAAGGGAAATCAGAGTGAGAAAATGTCTTCAGGAGAAATGTCCCAGTAAGTAATGGCAGTTCAAAGGATGCCTAAAACTCTGCATTGAGCAAAAGTTGGATAAAAAGGTTTTTCCGACATCGAAGCCACATGTTTAGATTCCCAAGTCAGTGTCACAGCCTCAGGCAGGAAACTCTTCTCAGTACTGCATAAATACCGTGCTGACCGCAGAGGTACCTGCTTTCATGCGAGACAGTTTTATCAAAGTAAAGGAAAACTGCACTTTAATCatattcctttaaataaaacccAGATTTAGGGTTATCAAATCAATCAAAGGGCCACAGTGCTGCAGATGAGTCCATCAAACTCTGTAGTCCACAGGATTCACATAGCTTATGTTATACATTAAACCTTGGAAACACCATTTGGATTTTGTATACACAGCTTAACACAGTAATGTGAAAAAGTGACCCGGAGCTTAGGCCACATTGGGGTCATGTATGGCCTGCAGCAGCATGTGCGGTTTGGAGAGTGTTCTAGACAAAAACTGATGGTACATCCTTTATTTCAGTGCCCAGGAACAATGTGCACTTAGGTTCAAATAACAAAAGCCTCCTGTGGCTGAAGGGATCATGACTTGTTTTTCTAGATGTACTGATGATGCAATTGCAGATTGATGAAGTTTGCAGGTTAATGTTCCTATCGATTGTgagcatggatggattactgggCACAGGGCAATGGGCACGACGTGTCAGGGAGACCCTGGGCCAGACCTTTTGTATGAAGTACTTCTTAAGATTTCTCATCTAATATGTCACACAGCTCAAATAAAAGaatcagcagaaaacaaaatcaaagtcccataaggaaagagaaaaaaaaatgaaaggaacacAAAGAGATGACAAACTGttgaaaaataacttaaatacacaaaaagagacacacaatttaaaaaagacacatgAACCCAAATGAAACATAAATGTCACGACTACCAACAATAAATGCAAAGTGACAGGAGCCAAAAATGaacaagtaaataataatataataatgttttttttataaagcctaaaattataatataattgaacaaaaacactttttatacaGAATTCTGcctccaaaacataaaaattcaaaacagacatttatatGTAGATGTAAATTGGCGTGAGGAGATCACATGGCCTGACGACGTCACATCCATCACAGACATTggattaaaaaagagaaaaaagtccAACATTTACCAGCTTGCTGTTGGCTGTTGGCTGTGTTTGGTGTTTGAGCCACAGGCTGTACGCAGGACATTAGCTTGGCGTTATGGTGACAAACAGTAAGAGCATTTTTACTCAATTTGAAATGCACTGACATTGTCCTGGGAGTATTCCAGAAAGCAGCAGAGCTACTGTATTTGATCTCAGGTTCAGGGTAAGTGGCCATGCAACTAAATAAACTCAATGGTTTTTTAGGAACCGGGTGCTGAACATTGCGTTCGGCACTTGATGCCATTGACGACTTAATATGCAGCAGGCCCATCGGCCTCCCAAACAAGTTGTTTTAACGCATTTCCTCTTTTAAACCGTTCTTGTTCGAGGTGCACAAATGCACCGGAGCTTGACCTGCATATCACTAAAACAAGTCCCCATGAGATAAAATTCTTAAATTCTCCAATAACATCTGTTTTGGCACCAGTGATAGTTATGTCTACACACTGTGAATCTGCCGTTTATATAAATCATGTCAGAGCTGGTAACATGTTTTATCATGGTTGTTTCCTCTATGTCTCCTGTGGAGCCTGCTCCTCCAGATACATTTTCTCCTCGCCGCTCGGCAgggactggaaaaaaaaataaaaaagcatcaTCTGCACTCAATCAGAATAATTATCCTAAGAAATGCACGGCAGAGCCCGTGAGAGGTGAGGGGAATGAAGTACAGGGGCTATTGGCAATCACTTCTCTGCAGTCATTATTAGTCATCTCTCTGCTGCTTTGGAAGACGACCCAGACGGCCTGGGAGGAAGCCATGTGCAgctgacagacaggcaggcaggcagacagacagagagaaggccTGATGTGACTCTGGTGCCCAGAAAGTATCAGCGGTCTCTGAAGACTCTGGCAGCACAACAGCTCCTCTGGGGACTGGCATCCATCCACACATGAGCATTAGCCTTATGTACCGTCTGTCAGGCTTCCCCGTTATCCCCacgttttaaaaacactgatcttGTCACTCAGAAGATGTggaagcctttttaaaaaaaaaaaaaaaaaaaaaaagccgcaCCAGCTGCCAGATAACACCTTTTCTAGTTCTTCACTGTAAAAATCCTCCAGGAGGAGAAAGCGATTGGGGGACCTGTCAGGATTTGTGAACGCTTCCTAAAGGAGGTTTTTGTGGGACATTGTGGGCCTTCATTGTAGCAAAAATGGCTTTAGAATCAAaagtttcaaactgttttttaaagcagacacacaaagaaatagCCCTGATTGGGTTCCAGTGCCCATGAAGCATCAGTTTTATGAACGTCTTGGCAGCCTTACAAACCCACAGGGGGCTGGCAGCTGTCCTCGGATGaacctttgttttaaatttcaggATTTCACTCCTGAGCTTTGCATTTGTCTCCAgttcaaagatttaaaaagaatgaactGATTACTCCGATTTCTAAGAAGTAAATGAGAATGTGAAAATGTTCCACTGGGTACAGCGTGCCCAGGACCCCATTTCCTGTGTTCTGACACCCATTGATCCGTTTTGTGATGCAGATGAAATTCTGGTGGTGTTTTGAGTTCGGTTATAGTGTCAGGATGAGTTCACGTTCGCTAATGTTCGTCTAGTGTGTTTTCCATAGTTTTGCAGATATTtgatcaaaataaaagacataattGATTAAATAAACTTTGACCTATAGCCCCAAATCCCTAAAATCATTAGTAAATATCCTATGGGGGACGTCAGTGGCTGTATAATAATGTTTGGTAGCAGTAGGGCCACACATCATACTCCTCTCTACATACAGTAACAGTGGGAGAAGTCTGTGTCTTTGTTAAAATGCAGTGTGAAGGAACAGGGTTTTGACGGTCCTGGCACCAGAACAAGCCCACAGTGGACTGGCAGCTGTGCCCAGATGAATAAAGGCTCAGTGTTTCCCAGTGATCTGCACTTGACTCAGATCCAGAGATTGGAAAACTCTGAACTGATCACTGTACCGATAGGCCTCCCTCACAAAATCTAAAAGCACTGACGACAGCTGTAGTCAGAAACTAAATGTCCCCGGGAAGTCAAATAGGCCTGTAAGAGCCAGAGAGAGACTGACCCTGCTTTGGCTGCTTGTTCATGCGCCTCAAAATGACCGATGTTTACGCATTCGACCTGTTTCATAAGCACCAATTTGTGAGACAAGTCAGTCACGTTGGAGTGGACAAAGTCTAATTAAGCCTGGGTTTTGCATTCTTTGTCCAAACTGTATACGTTGGTCTGGACATTCCTACTTCAGGAACCTATCGACATGTTGTCAGCAATCATGCTGTAGGACATTTCTAAGGGATTATTTCGGAAACATTCTGCGGTTACCCATTGATTGCATTCGAGCAGTGTTTAACAGACCTAAAACAAGCATGAGACTCCAGTACCCATCAAGTTACAGAGTTCTGGCTGTACGACAACTCCTGTAGCGACTGGCAGTCATGTCGGTGTTTTTTGGATGTCTTCTATTTCAGTCCAGCGATCCGTCCTCGCCCCTGATCCAGAAATGTTTCAATGCAGAAGTGGTCACTGTTCAAATCTGAGTTTTTCTGCAAGGGATAAGAGAAGGTTTCCTGCACATCCTTCTCATCAGAGCGGCAGCAAATCTGTCCTTGGTTGATCAACAGAAAAGGACTTTGCCTCCTTTTTCTTGCCAAAAAAGGCAAGTTGTCTTCTCAAATGTCATGGTTTGCTTTACCATACGGGACTGACTGTTATTCCAGGAACACAAATATAAGGAATACACCTTCTTTGGGAACTTACAACAGTTTTGTGAAACTTTATGGACAACACTTGAGAATGTTGAAGGCATTACCTGTTACGAGAGGTTAGTTCAAGCTCTACGGCAGACAGAAGGGCACGTTTAGCCAAGACAAACCTTTAGTTAGGGGATTGACAGCACTGCCGCTCCCCTGTGGATTGGCTGCCATAACCAGGTGAACAACATCTCTCCCTCTAAGGTTTGCACGCATCGAACATTACGAGACTATTTTATTCCTTAGGGTTGCTGCACATGACCATCAACAAACCTTTTACGTACCCGGCTACAAAGCTCCTCGTACAACAGGTTTGACTTCTCCACCTGAGCCTCCAGGTCAGTCGCTGCATCCGCATCCCACGATGTCACTCCGCttaaagaaagaatgaaaaaataacagGCAAGTTCAACTTGTTGTAAGTAGATTCATGTTGTAGTGGAGAGGGCGTAGGGAGTTGGCCGAGATGGAAAAAGGCTGGAGAAAGTAGAGGAATGCTGTGTTCATTGTTTCCTGCCAAGTGGGAGTGTTTTTAAAGCACTGCACCATGATATGTGTAGTTTATATACTCCAAGGTTGTAGCATAGAAAAAATAGGTGGAGAATCACTATCGACTATTTTCAAGATAGTTTTGAAGCcatttttgccatttgttttttttttacctgccaCTGCGGTCAGGGGCCAACAGGGGGCAGAGGAGGTTTTGTGTTAGACCGTCAGCACGTGAACTCCTCTTCAGATCCTCAGCCTTTGTCTCCAGCATGCTGACCTGCCGCAGCAGAGCTTTTCTCTCCTCCATCAGGCTGTCTTTGAATCTGTAGAGACACATCTGTTAATAAAATAAGACTATTCAGGCCAAACGACAAAGATGAGGGCAAAACAGGGGTGAAAGCATTTGATGGGTTTGTGAGATACCCGCCTCTTGACGCAGCACATCCAGCTTCGCTGCTGCTGACAAAGCCCCTCAAACTGCTCTGCTGTCTCCTGTAGTTTCCTCAGACTCCCCTCATTCTCCTGCTGTGCCTCCCTCACCTGAAAAACAAAGCGGGACCTAATGAGGGCGACTGCGGCGTCAGCCTCTGTCTGTCTGGGCTCAAATGTGGATCaggaaaacaacacatttcCAGGACTTGCAGGACGTTCACGATAATTCCAGGAGTCCACCACAAATAAATGCTCTCATTATGTTTCTCACGGGCTTCGAAGACGATTGTTTTCTTCGCAGACGTCTCGAAGGATAGATCATTGTAggtctgtttgttcttttgtggACTGGTTGAAGGATTGTAAGACTCCTGACAGGACGGAGAAATGCTTCGCTTTATTGTCCAGAGCCAACACACACTAACGAAAACACCAGCGAAATCGGCATTAGTGGTCGTAgtttttttagcatttgaaTGCAGTGGGCGAATTGTAACCTTGAGGTTTTAGGTTTCATGAAATGAACTTGTAGTCCAGAGGCAGGTTGCTGTTTTCCTTTAACTGGAGCTCTGCCACGTTGACCTAAATTAGCCTGAGACATCCTGTGCAGTGCTAATCCATTACTTCTGATTGGAGCAGCTTGGCAGCCGGATGATGCCATGCTGTATTATTCCTGGATGAGTTGGCTACAAGCTTGAGAAAGACAAACCCTCCACTATCACTGCTTTTACTCTGCTGCCACAGAACAGACTGAACTGAGCAGATACCTGCTGGATTAAAGTGACACTGCAATAACGTTTAGAAATAACACCACACAGTTATTGTGCCGTAATTATTAACTCTTTTATTTACTCGTTTTTCCGTGTTAAAAACCCGAATGATTAATcataagtaaaatgaaaaggcaATGAAATAAGAAtgaattcaaataaatacagaaaataaacaaattttttCATCAAGCAGCGACGATATCAAACTAATATTGAAATAACCCAGaacattttctataaattatCTCAGCATTATGaaattttatataatttcatgcttcctttcacaataaaagagcTTATTGTTGCTACTTTTTATGGAATTGTTTGTAATGTGTCTGTCACAGCGCAAAGCTAGTGTGATTTGCTCTCTGCTTATTTCAAAGACACACAACTATTGCTGTCAGTTTTCTGCCTATTTGTGTTGACTTCAGCTCTGCGCTCAGAGTATTTATACTTGACTTGATATGAACTTGATTTTTTGCTTCAGTATATTATAGGAGAATCCATGGGTCATTTCCAAAATGTGGCAAAGCTCCAACTATTACCTTTACATTTCTGACTGAATCTAGGTTCCTTTACCTCCTCCTGATGTGCTCTGCGTAAATCCTTCAGCTCTTCTGTCAGAGTTTTGTTGATGTCTTGTAGCTCTTTCAGCTCCACTGTCTTACTGTTGATGACAAATACGAAAGGACATTATTACGTCTTACTTGTGTcttgaaaagcaggttgaccccAATTGCAAACTCACAAACTCCAGAGAGACATTACCttaactgaaggttcctccaagtgatggcatctggaggcatttttttttttttttagccagaagaagagacatattttaataaaaaacattattatgaacaagttgaaaattggtgacgtTTCCCTTTAATGGAATGTCCATCCATCTACTCATGTAATACGCAAACTACAACCGGGAAAAGACGGCTCTTATAGTTTGACAACAGATTTGATCACCCTCACGtattttgtattacattttttttatgacattattaaaaaactaaCTGGGAaaagatgtatttttctttcaatttcaaGTAGATGCCTGTTTggattattttcagtgtttactCAGGTGTGTCTTCCTCAGATCTATTTAGATTCATCTCTATTTCTATTTGTCCTCCGGATATGAGTTACATTTTCACAAGTCTATTAATGCATTTTCTGTTAGTATTGATAAGAATTCTAAGtcaaatagaaaaatgtaaatattatgcTCCCTGTTAATGTTCTCACTTGCAGGCTGCTGTGTCCCTGAATCATAATGTGATGACATATTCTGACGCTAAGCCAACTTTCCAAACTCTCCACGGGGATTTAGAGTCAGCACACCGAGGCACAGCCCTGCTCAGAGGACCACTGCGTTTCTGGCTGGCCTAAAATGACACGTTGGGGCTCAGTGTTTTCGTTCGGTCTTGAGacaacagttggagatgaaggTCTTCTCTGTGGGTTTGCAGAGCAGCTGGTGACAGCTTGGCTTCAGTTAGTCGGAGATGGTAatcaaacaatgtgttttttattaatacGAATGTTTCTTCTTCCAGTCTGCAGCCTTATCTGGattgatgtgtgtttttacacttgGGTCAGTTTTAACAGCTGGGTGAAACATGGAGGAATGTG
This window encodes:
- the LOC137133844 gene encoding hyaluronan-mediated motility receptor produces the protein MRRFFRAQRDEDYSQIQYLTAKCTRLAHDKAVLDRDFLLSIEREKKLHNDLEVVATRLLHQEQANTELRIKQNQLISRIHQQQYLVDLLQQRLILLAEDSSRHTEVLQQVGSELLCVQSSEGKLVGLVEELHAEAQHRAALTESLEMELRSKTVELKELQDINKTLTEELKDLRRAHQEEVREAQQENEGSLRKLQETAEQFEGLCQQQRSWMCCVKRFKDSLMEERKALLRQVSMLETKAEDLKRSSRADGLTQNLLCPLLAPDRSGSGVTSWDADAATDLEAQVEKSNLLYEELCSRVRKRFVDGHVQQP